Proteins encoded within one genomic window of Pseudomonadota bacterium:
- a CDS encoding S41 family peptidase — protein sequence MRKTLSTVSLPVLLTVTLCLIFLLSADASAAQAYTISGVIRDLSTQSPLKDVLVTAKDISSSAYTGNVFTDTSGNYTIYPQSPGTYTLLLSRRGYMDSSPPDLIMLTDASPDKTVNLYMESRETSISLSGGWNFVSFPQLPSSDTSIGSVLKDISPSVRIIWGYDNVNKTWLKYKGQGAGVEGQNTLTSFEFGKGYWIYLEAPAKLLLTGQPATPPAFRLHAGWNLVNSPFPPICTFNQAKAYWIKAKQGVDWVQGVETGYLTPPPSDFSCLNWSKAFDAAHAKFSAEYAFTEWKGIDWNGLFTAFRPHIAAAEAAKDQKAYYCALLDYVTSIPDGHVSPPAIDQVIFSEQAGGGYGLALAGLDDGRIIAAAVITGSPAGIAGIAEGAEILSWNGKSMEQAINDVRLLWTSPTATKEHRRLEKIRFLARAPISTVLSLSFRNRDASSDSSATLISVDDNMATLSMAYFSPSLTIEELLKLDKMVEYRRLDNGYGYIKIHCENDPSGRPLGVYDQFLEAVQYFVTNSVPGIIIDLRGNHGGSDQVAADISGFFHSSTAFYETINQYNAQTGAFEDVFLNEAAGTTTIGGPPTYITPQTPHYGGPVVAIVNPSCVSSGEGVAMGISRAPKGKVIGFHGTNGSFGMVGGKIYMPGGYSFGYPYGRSLDVNGIIQLDSGTEGTGGIAPGLRVPKTMENVLNFTRGVDVELNYAVEYLRQLP from the coding sequence ATGAGAAAGACATTATCGACCGTGTCCCTGCCTGTACTCCTGACCGTTACCCTGTGTCTGATTTTTCTGCTCTCCGCCGACGCATCGGCCGCACAGGCCTACACCATCTCCGGTGTAATAAGGGATCTGTCCACACAGAGCCCCCTCAAAGATGTCCTTGTTACCGCGAAGGATATTTCCAGCAGCGCATACACGGGTAACGTCTTCACGGATACGTCAGGCAATTACACTATTTATCCGCAATCTCCGGGCACCTATACCCTTCTCCTTTCAAGGAGGGGGTATATGGATTCATCTCCTCCCGACCTCATTATGCTCACCGACGCAAGCCCTGATAAAACGGTCAACCTTTATATGGAATCCCGGGAGACCTCCATTTCCCTCTCCGGGGGCTGGAATTTTGTCTCATTTCCCCAACTCCCTTCATCTGATACCTCTATCGGGTCGGTGCTCAAGGATATATCCCCCAGTGTCCGCATCATCTGGGGATATGACAACGTGAACAAAACCTGGTTGAAATACAAGGGGCAAGGAGCAGGGGTGGAAGGTCAAAACACCTTGACATCATTTGAGTTCGGCAAAGGTTACTGGATCTATCTGGAAGCCCCGGCGAAGCTTTTGTTGACCGGCCAGCCTGCCACCCCGCCGGCTTTCAGGCTCCATGCAGGCTGGAACCTTGTGAACAGTCCCTTCCCCCCGATTTGTACCTTCAACCAAGCAAAGGCATACTGGATTAAGGCAAAGCAAGGCGTGGACTGGGTCCAAGGCGTGGAGACGGGGTACTTGACCCCTCCACCATCCGATTTTAGTTGCCTGAACTGGTCGAAGGCGTTTGATGCAGCCCATGCCAAATTTTCTGCCGAGTATGCCTTCACCGAGTGGAAGGGAATTGACTGGAACGGTCTCTTCACCGCGTTCAGGCCCCACATTGCCGCCGCAGAAGCGGCAAAAGACCAGAAAGCGTACTATTGTGCCCTACTGGACTACGTTACGTCTATTCCCGACGGGCATGTAAGCCCCCCTGCCATAGACCAGGTAATCTTTTCCGAACAGGCCGGCGGAGGTTACGGGCTCGCGCTTGCCGGGCTCGACGACGGCCGGATCATCGCTGCTGCCGTTATAACGGGGAGCCCCGCCGGCATAGCCGGCATAGCCGAAGGAGCGGAAATCCTCTCCTGGAACGGCAAGTCAATGGAACAGGCGATAAACGATGTAAGGCTTCTCTGGACCTCTCCAACCGCCACCAAAGAACATCGGCGGCTGGAAAAGATACGTTTCCTCGCCCGCGCCCCCATCAGTACAGTGCTGAGTCTCTCGTTCAGGAACCGGGATGCCTCTTCCGATTCATCGGCTACCCTCATCTCTGTGGACGATAATATGGCAACCCTGTCGATGGCCTATTTCTCCCCATCCCTTACGATTGAAGAGCTCTTGAAGCTTGACAAGATGGTTGAATACAGAAGGCTGGACAACGGCTACGGATACATAAAGATACACTGCGAAAATGATCCTTCGGGCCGTCCTCTTGGGGTGTACGATCAATTTCTGGAGGCAGTCCAATACTTCGTGACCAACAGCGTGCCCGGAATCATCATTGACCTCCGTGGAAACCATGGCGGTTCTGACCAGGTTGCGGCGGACATATCGGGGTTCTTCCATTCTTCCACTGCCTTCTACGAAACAATAAACCAGTACAACGCGCAGACCGGGGCGTTCGAGGATGTTTTCCTTAACGAAGCGGCGGGAACCACAACGATCGGTGGTCCGCCAACGTACATTACCCCGCAGACCCCCCATTACGGCGGCCCTGTCGTTGCCATCGTCAACCCCTCCTGTGTCAGTTCCGGTGAAGGGGTGGCCATGGGAATAAGCCGTGCGCCAAAAGGGAAGGTCATCGGTTTTCACGGCACCAACGGTTCCTTCGGCATGGTGGGAGGAAAAATTTATATGCCGGGAGGCTATTCCTTCGGCTATCCCTATGGGCGTTCACTTGACGTAAACGGCATCATCCAGCTCGACAGCGGAACAGAAGGGACAGGCGGTATTGCCCCGGGCCTCCGGGTACCGAAGACGATGGAAAATGTCCTGAACTTCACGAGAGGAGTAGACGTAGAACTGAACTACGCGGTGGAATACCTCCGCCAACTCCCCTGA